The Athene noctua chromosome 13, bAthNoc1.hap1.1, whole genome shotgun sequence genome has a segment encoding these proteins:
- the RAMAC gene encoding RNA guanine-N7 methyltransferase activating subunit has translation MASLVDMPLNYEKMFAHRFTSDDEEYQEYLKRPADPPPIVEEWRNRSGGNQRNRDRFQDGRYFRGDRYNWQGDYRSNQRPERSWGNNYQQHRQGQSYSSHYGQYGYNSYNPGPRYHPY, from the exons ATGGCTTCCTTGGTTGACATGCCCCTGAATTATGAAAAGATGTTTGCTCATCGATTCACGTCAGATGACGAAGAATACCAGGAATATCTGAAACGCCCTGCAGATCCCCCTCCTATAGTTGAAGAATGGAGAAACAGATCTGGTGGTAACCAGAGAAACAGAGATCG gtTTCAAGATGGTAGATATTTTAGAGGGGACAGATACAACTGGCAAGGTGACTATAGATCTAATCAGAGGCCAGAAAGAAGTTGGGGTAATAACTACCAGCAGCACAGACAAGGACAATCTTACTCCTCCCACTATGGACAATATGGCTACAACTCCTACAACCCGGGGCCTCGTTACCACCCCTACTGA